The Leclercia adecarboxylata region TCGTCTGCGTTACCCAGATAGTAGTGCTTAACAGGTTTGAAGTTCTCGTCGAACTCGTATACCAGCGGTACGCCAGTTGGGATGTTCAGCTCGAGGATCTCGTCTTCGCCCATGTTGTCCAGGTACTTCACCAGCGCACGCAGGGAGTTACCGTGAGCGGCGATGATCACGCGCTCGCCGCTTTTCAGGCGTGGCAGAATGGTTTCGTTCCAGTAAGGCACAACGCGATCGATAGTCAGCGCCAGGCTTTCGGTGGTTGGCAGCTCAGCGTCAGTCAGTGATGCGTAACGCGGATCGTGGCCCGGGTAACGCTCGTCATCTTTGGTCAGCTCTGGTGGAGTAACAGCAAAACCGCGACGCCACTGTTTAACCTGCTCGTCACCGTATTTCTCTGCGGTTTCGGCTTTGTTCAGACCCTGCAGCGCACCGTAATGACGCTCGTTCAGCTTCCAGGATTTCTCAACCGGCAGCCAGGCCTGATCCAGTTCGTCCAGCACGTTCCACAGGGTGTGGATGGCACGTTTCAGCACGGAGGTATAAGCAAAATCAAAGCTGAAGCCTTCCTCTTTCAGCAGTTTACCTGCTGCTTTCGCTTCGCCTACGCCTTTCTCGGACAGGTCAACATCATACCAACCGGTAAAACGGTTTTCGTTGTTCCACTGGCTTTCGCCGTGACGTACCAGAACCAGCTTAGTTACAGCCATATTATACTCCTCCAGAACAAGCATTATTTGAATGATAACAATTCTCATTATATTGCCGCAGTTATCCCGCGGGCAACGCTTAACCCTAACCATAGCGAAAATAGCGTCGGAGTGTAAGATGCTTGTGAATGAGGGGTTGTCATTTTGTCGGTGACTGGCGCTATTTTCAGCAAGATGGGTAAAAAAAAGCCCTCCAGCAGGAGGGCCCAATTTTATTGTGCGATAAAGTGATATTCCGTGACGCTGATGTACTCCTCGCCCGGGCGCAGCACGCAGTCGGGCTGCGGCCATTCCGCATGGTTCGGGCTGTCGGGCAGGAACTCGCTTTCCAGCGCCAGGCCTTGCCAGACACGGTACTCCCCGTCTTCGCGCGCCGGGGTGCCCTCAAGGAAGTTGCCGGAATAGAACTGCAGGGCAGGGGCAGTGGTATAGACCGTCATCTGCAGCTTTTCATCGGCAGACCAGAGCTGTGCCGCGGGTTTGCTCAGATCGCCCTGAGCATCCAGCAGGAAAGCATGATCGTAACCGTTCACCTTGCGCTGATCGTCGTCCGCCAGGAAGTCCTGAGCGATGGCTTTAGTGGTGCGGAAATCAAAGCTGGTTCCGGCTACCGCTTTTAATCCCTCGTGCGGGATCCCCATCTCATCCACAGGCAGATAGCTCTGCGCCAGCAGTTGCAGGCGGTGCTGGCGGACGTCGCTGCAGTTACCGTCGAGGTTGAAATAGGCGTGGTTGGTCAGGTTGACAGGGCAAGGCTTATCGACGGTGGCGCGGTACTCAATGGCGATACGGTTGTCAGCCGTTAAGCGGTAATGCACGGTCGCCGCACAGTTGCCCGGAAAACCCTGATCGCCGTCCGGCGAGTCGAGGGCCAGCAGCGCTTCGCCATCGTTTTGCTGCAGGATGCGCCAGCGACGTTTATCAAATCCGTCCGGGCCGCCGTGCAGCTGGTTTTCGCCCTGGCTTGGCAGCAGATCATAGCGCACGCCGTCCAGCTCAAAGCGGCTTTTGGCGATACGGTTGGCATAGCGGCCTACCGAGGCGCCAAGAAAGGCGGTTTGCTCAACGTACTGTTCAGGCGACGCGCAGCCGAGCAGGGTTTCTCGCACGCTGCCGTCGGCCATCGGGACGCGGGCGGAGAGCAGCGTCGCGCCCCAGTCCATCAGGGTAACGACCATCCCTGCATCGTTGCGCAGGGTGATCAGGCGATACGGCAGACCGTCAGGGGCAAGAACAGGGGTTTCATTTAGCACTGGCCAGCTCCTTGTGAGGCATTGCAAACATAGAAGGTCTCTTTGATGCCGGTTTTGGCTTCATACTGTTGCTCAACGGCTTGCTGAACCACTGGCACCAGGTCCTCTGGCACCAGCGCCACCACGCAGCCGCCGAAGCCGCCGCCGGTCATACGCACGCCACCCTGCTCGCCAATAGCCGCTTTCACAATCTCCACCAGAGTGTCGATCTGCGGCACGGTGATTTCGAAATCATCGCGCATGGAGGCATGAGACTGCGCCATCAGCTCACCCATACGCAGCAGATCGCCTTTCTCCAGCGCTGACGCCGCTTCGACGGTGCGGGCATTTTCGGTCAGGACGTGACGAACGCGTTTTGCCACCACCGGATCCAGTTCGTGCGCCACTTTATTGAACTCGGTCAGCGAGACATCGCGCAGGGCGGACTGCTGGAAGAAACGCGCCCCGGTTTCGCACTGCTCGCGGCGGGTGTTGTACTCGCTGCCGACCAGGGTGCGTTTGAAGTTACTGTTGATAATAATTACCGCCACGCCTTTCGGCAGGGTGACCGCTTTGGTGCCCAGTGAGCGGCAGTCGATCAGCAGCGCGTGGCCTTTTTTGCCCAGCGCCGAAATCAGCTGATCCATGATCCCGCAGTTACAGCCGACGAACTGGTTCTCTGCTTCCTGCCCGTTAAGGGCGATCTGCGCGCCATCCAGCGGCAGATGATAAAGCTGCTGGAAGACGGTGCCGACGGCTACTTCCAGCGAAGCGGACGAACTCAGGCCCGCGCCCTGGGGAACGTTGCCGCTGATCACCAGATCCGCGCCGCCGAAATTTTTGTCGCGCTTCTGCAGATGCTTCACCACGCCGCGAACGTAGTTTGACCACTGCTGGCTGTCATGCACGACAATCGGCGCATCGAGAGAAAATTCGTCGATCTGGTTGTCGTAATCGGCGGCCATCACGCGCACCTTGCGGTCGTCGCGTTTCGCGCAGCTAATCACCGTCTGGTAATCAATGGCGCAGGGAAGGACAAAACCGTCGTTGTAGTCGGTGTGTTCGCCGATCAGGTTAACGCGGCCTGGCGCCTGAATGGCGTGCGTGGCGGGATAGCCAAATTTTTCAGCAAACAGGGCGTGGGTTTTATCTTTCAGACTCATTGTTATTCTCCGGATTCGCGAAAGTGGACATCACTCACTGCACGCAGACGCTCTGCGGCCTGTTCAGCCGTCAGGTCACGCTGGGTTTCTGCCAGCATTTCGTAGCCGACCATAAACTTACGCACGGTGGCGGAACGCAGCAGCGGCGGATAGAAGTGGGCGTGCAGCTGCCAGTGCGGATTCTCTTCGCCGTTAAAGGGCGCGCCGTGCCAGCCCATGGAATACGGGAAGGAGCACTGGAACAGATTGTCATAACGGCTGGTCAGTTTTTTCAGCGCCAGGGCCAGATCGCTGCGCTGGGCTTCGCTCAGATCGGTTAACCGCAGCACATGAGTTTTCGGCAGCAGCAGGGTCTCGAACGGCCAGGCTGCCCAGTAAGGCACCACCGCTAACCAGTGTTCGGTCTCCACCACGGTGCGGCTGCCATCAGCCAGCTCGCGCTGGACATAGTCCAGCAGCATCGGCGACTGCTGCTCAGCGAAATAGGTTTTTTGCAGGCGATCTTCCCGCTCCACTTCGTTCGGCATGAAGCTGTTGGCCCACACCTGTCCATGAGGATGCGGGTTGGAGCAGCCCATCGCCGCCCCCTTGTTCTCAAAGACCTGTACCCACGGATAGCGCTGTCCCAGCTCGGCGGTCTGCTCCTGCCAGGTTTTCACCACCTCGGTCAGGGCTTCGACGCTCAGCTCCGGCAGGGTTTTGCTGTGATCCGGCGAGAAGCAGATCACCCGGCTGGTGCCGCGCGCGCTTTCGCAGCGCAGCAGCGGGTCGTTGCTCTGCGGGGCATCCGGCGTGTCGGTCATCAGGGCGGCAAAATCGTTGGTAAAGACGAAGGTGCCTTTGTAGTCAGGATTGATATCACCCGTGACGCGGGTGTTGCCCGGACAGAGGAAGCAGTCCGGGTCGTGCTGAGGCAGCGTCTCCTGGGATGGGGTCTCCTGCGCGCCCTGCCAGGGGCGCTTGGCGCGATGCGGGGAGACAAGGATCCACTGTCCGGTTAATGGATTGAAGCGACGATGCGGGTGATCGACGGGGTTAAATTGGGTCATGACAGATCCTTAGTCCGGATAACCCTGCGGGTGGCGAGACTGCCAGCGCCAGGTATCCTGTGCCATTTCGTCAAGCGTGCGGGAAACACGCCAGTTGAGCTCTTTATCAGCTTTAGAGGCATCTGCCCAATAGGCAGGCAGATCGCCGTCGCGACGCGGGGCGAAGTGATAGCTCACAGGCTTGCCGCAGGCCGCGCTGAAGGCATTGACCACATCCAGCACGCTGTTACCGACGCCTGCGCCGAGGTTGTAGATATGGACGCCCGGTTTATCCGCCAGCTGCTGCATGGCGGCGACGTGTCCGTCGGCAAGATCCATCACGTGAATGTAGTCGCGAACGCCAGTGCCGTCCGGGGTAGGGTAGTCGTTGCCGAATACCGCCAGCGAATCACGACGACCGACTGCAACCTGAGCGATATAGGGCATCAGGTTGTTCGGAATGCCCTGCGGATCTTCACCCATATCTCCTGACGGATGGGCGCCAACCGGGTTGAAATAGCGCAGCAGGGCGATGCTCCACTCCGGCTGGGCTTTTTGCAGGTCGGTCAGGATCTGTTCCACCATCAGCTTGCTCTTGCCGTACGGGCTTTGTGGCGTCCCGGTCGGGAAACTTTCAGCGTAAGGGATTTGCGGCTGGTCGCCATAGACGGTGGCGGAGGAGCTGAAAATCAGGTTTTTGACGCCCGCCGCGCGCATGGCAGAGACCAGACGCAGCGTGCCGTTGACGTTGTTATCGTAATATTCCAGCGGCTTCGCCACGGATTCGCCCACGGCTTTCAGCCCGGCGAAGTGGATTACGGTATCAATGGCGTGATCGTGGAGGATCTCGGTCATCAGCGCTTCGTTACGAATATCGCCTTCGACAAAGGCAGGCTGTTTACCGGCCAGGCGTTCCATGACCGGCAGCACGCTGCGTTTACTGTTGCACAGGTTATCAAGGATGATGACGTCGTGGCCATTTTGCAGCAGTTGCACACAGGTATGGCTTCCTATGTAACCGCTACCACCTGTTACCAGAACTCGCATATTTCGCTCCATTAGGCTTATGGTATGAGATAATCCTAGCATAACAGAGAGCAGTAAACTGTGACATGGGATAAAATAGTGGAATCGTTTACACTGCCTGTCACGCTGCCACTGTTGAGCTAAAAAAGGATTGTAAATCAAAGTGTGAGGGGTGGGGTGTTGCAGGTTGTCCGAAAAAGCGCGGGGGCATAGCCCCCGACGGGTTTCAGATGGGGCCGGTCTGGTAACGATAGCTGTCGCCCCCGGCGACAAATTCCAGGCGATGGGTGATACAGGCGGGAGCATCTTCCGCATGGTGAGAGACGAACAGCAGCTGCGTTTCACCTTCGCTGATGAGAACATCAACAAACCGGCGAATCAGCTGGCGGTTCAGCGGATCCAGCCCCTGCAACGGCTCGTCGAGGATCAGTAGCGTCGGGTGTTTCACCAGCGCACGCACAATCAGCGCCAGCCGCTGCTGGCCCCATGAAAGACTGCTGAATGGCGCGTCGGCGACCCGGTTATCCATCCCGAGAATATCCAGCCACTGCTGCGCCAGCTTGTGCTGCCGGTCAGACACCGCCTGATAAATACCGATAGAGTCGAAATAACCGGAGAGGATCACATTGCGAACCGTGGTGCTCACGCGGTAATCAAGATGCAGGCTGCTGCTGACATAACCAATATGTTTTTTGATATCCCAGATGGTTTCACCGCTGCCGCGACGGCGCCCAAAGAGGGTTAAATCGTTGCTGTAGCCCTGAGGATGATCCCCGGTAATAAGGCTCAGCAGGGTGGATTTACCCGCGCCGTTGGGGCCGACAATCTGCCAGTGTTCCCCGGGATTTACCGTCCAGCTTAAGTGGTTGAGGATCGGGCGGTCGTTATAGGAGACCACGCCGTCATTAAGCTTAATCCGCGCCTCGCCATCGGGTAAGCCGTGACGCGCCGACGGGGCATCCGGTTCGGGCAGAGTGACGCCGTTAAGTTTTTCACTGTGCGCCAGCTGGGCGATCAGGGCCTGGTTCAGGAGAGCGGCTTTTTCACCCACCGCCGTCAGGGTGCAGTCGGCCAGCACGCCGGCGTGCTGCACAAAATCGGGGATCTCGTCAAAACGGTTGAGCACCAGCACCAGGGTGTAACCCTGCTGATTGAGCGAGGCCAGCAGTTCCGCCAGCTGGCCGCGGGATTTCACGTCGAGGCCGTCAAAAGGTTCATCGAGGATCAGCAGGTCAGGCTCGGCCATCAACGCCTGGCACAGCAGCGTTTTGCGGGTTTCCCCGGTGGAAAGGTATTTAAAGCGGCGGTCCAGCAGGTGAGTAATGCCAAACTGTTCTGCCAGCTGGCGGCAGCGGACGTCATCTTTCACCTCATCCTGGATGATTTCAGCAGCCGTTCGGCCGGTATCGTCTTCATCGGGGCTGAGCATATCGGTGTTGTTACGCTGCCACTCGTCGCTGACCAGTTTCTGCAATTGTTCAAAGGAGAGGCGGGTCACGCGGGTGAAAGCGCTCTGGCGTTCCCCTTTCAGCAGCGTCAGCTCCCCGGCCAGTGCCCGGGCGAGAGCCGATTTGCCGCTGCCGTTACTGCCCACGAAAGCCCAGCTTTCACCGGCATTCAACGTAAAATCAGCGAGGTTAAGCGTACGCGTGTCGCTAAGACGAAACGTGCCTTGCGAAATTTGCAATGATGACATGATTTATCCCATTTTTTGCAGCAATATGCATCAGGGATAACCCACTGTCGGCACGCATGTCAATGCGCTTAGCACAACGTGGCGATAATCACCCGGTCGGCATTAAAATATGCGGTCGCCTCAGCACCTTCTTCTAAATCGCGACTTTCGGCCAGCGGCACGGTGGCGCAGAGAGTCTGACCGTCCGGCAGCGTCATCAGCACTTCACACTGCTCCTCGCCGCGATCGATATGGTTGATAACCCCCTGAAGCTGGTTATCCGCCGCTTTCGCGGCCTCAGGATCCCGGGTGATGTTGACCCACGGCGCTTTCAGCAGGACCAGCACCTCTTTGCCCTCGTCCAGCCCCAGGCGCTTGCCGCTCTGGGCGGTGATGGCCACTTTCAGGCGGGTAGTGCCGTCGGCGAGCAAGATGTCCACATGCTGCTGCACCTGGTCATTATCCCGGGCGGTAACCGTGCCAAACCACTGGTTGCGGGCGCTGGTTTGCAGTGAGAAACGGGAGATAGCCCCGAGCAGGCTGTCCAGCGGCAGGGCATCATCGTCGCTTAACACATCGAAGGCTTTCTGCTGGATCTGCGCCAGCAGGTCATAAAGCTGGATCAGGCGTTGCCCATAGCGTGTCAGGATCGCGCCGCCGCCGCCTTTGCCGCCAGTGGCACGATCGACCAGGGTCTGTTCGCTCAGCGTGTTCATCTCGTTGATGGCATCCCACGCGCTTTTATAGCTGATACCGGCATTCTTTGCCCCCTGGCTGATGGAGCCGGTTTGCTCAATCTGTTTGAGCAGGGCAATGCGGCGGGGATCGGCGAACAGCTTTTGCGAGAGACGTAGGGTGAGGAGAATTTCGGCCTGCATAACAATGTCCTGGCAAAAGGGTTATTGTGACGTAATTCGTTACAGGCGCAAACTGTACCGCACAAAAGGGGATGTAATTCTCGCTTTTCCGGTTAGAATAAGGCATTCACATTGTCTGGAGAAAACCATGTTAGAGTTGCTGAAAAGTCTGGTATTCGCCGTGATCATGGTCCCAGTGGTGATGGCTATCATCCTCGGTGCCATCTACGGCCTGGGTGAGGTGTTCAACATCTTTTCCAATATCGGCCACAGAAAACAGCCGAAAAAGCAGCATTAATTTTCTTTTAAACGCCCGGTTCCGCCGGGCGTTTTGCCCTCAAGTTTCCCCCTCCCTCGCCGATATTAATTTCGGTACAAAATTGATTTACTCCCCGATCGGTACGATTTAACGCTGGGAAAACCCTGGGGTTATCGTTATATTTTATTTTATATAACGACACTCACAGGAGTTAACGATGACACGTACAGGCTTACGCTTTATTGCCGGGGCAACGCTGACCCTCACCCTGACCGGGCATGCGCTGGCAGATGAAGGCAAAATCACGGTATTCGCCGCAGCGTCTCTGACGAACGCGATGCAGGACATTGCCACAGCGTATAAAAAAGAGAAAAACGTCGACGTGGTGTCGTCCTTTGCCTCTTCTTCCACTCTGGCGCGCCAGATTGAAGCCGGGGCACCTGCCGACCTGTTTATCTCTGCCGATCAGAAGTGGATGGACTATGCGGTTGATAAAAAAGCGGTTGATACCGCGAGCCGCACAACCCTGCTGGGTAATAGCCTGGTGGTGGTGGCACCTAAAGCCAGCGCGCAGGGCGGGGTCGCTATCAATAAAGAGACCAACTGGAACAGCCTGCTGAAAGGCGGGCGGCTGGCCGTGGGCGATCCGGAGCACGTTCCGGCGGGTATTTACGCCAAAGAGGCGCTGCAGACGCTGGGAGCCTGGAATACGCTCTCACCGAAACTGGCCCCGGCAGAGGATGTGCGCGGCGCCCTGGCGCTGGTGGCGCGTAATGAAGCACCGCTCGGGATCGTCTACGGTTCCGATGCGGTTGCCGAAAAAGGGGTGAAAGTGGTGGGTACCTTCCCTGAAGACTCGCATAAGAAAGTGGAATATCCTGTGGCCATCATTGATGGACATAAAAACGCAACCGTCAGCGCCTTTTACGATTATCTGAAGGGGCCGCAGGCGTCTGCCATCTTTAAACGTTACGGATTTACGACTCACGAATGATACTGACCGATCCCGAATGGCAGGCCGTGCTGCTGAGCCTGAAAGTCTCTTCCCTCGCGGTTGCCTTTAGTTTGCCCTTTGGGATCTTCTTCGCCTGGCTGCTGGTCCGCTGCAAGTTTCCAGGCAAAGCGCTCCTCGACAGTATTTTGCACCTGCCGCTGGTGCTCCCCCCGGTGGTGGTCGGCTATTTGCTGCTGATTGCCATGGGGCGACGCGGGTTTATCGGCGAGCGGCTGTATGAGTGGTTTGGTCTCAGCTTCGCCTTCAGCTGGCGCGGGGCGGTACTGGCAGCGGCGGTGATGTCGTTCCCGCTGATGGTGCGGGCGATCCGCCTGGCGCTTGAAGGGGTCGATCTTAAACTCGAGCAGGCAGCCCGCACGCTGGGCGCCGGGCGCTGGCGGGTCTTTTTCACCATCACGCTTCCCCTCACGCTGCCGGGCATCATTGTCGGCACCGTGCTGGCGTTTGCCCGCTCGCTGGGTGAGTTTGGTGCCACCATCACTTTTGTGTCCAACATTCCGGGCGAAACCCGCACCATACCGTCAGCCATGTACACCCTGATCCAGACTCCGGGTGGCGAAGGGGCCGCCGCGCGGCTTTGCATTATCTCCATCGTGCTGGCGCTGGTCTCGCTGCTGGTGTCGGAGTGGCTGGCGCGGCTTAGCCGTGAACGGATGGGGAAATAATCATGCTGGAACTCAATTTTACCCAGACGCTGGGCGAGCACTGCCTGACCCTCAATGAAACCCTGCCCGCCAGCGGTATCACCGCCATTTTTGGCGTCTCCGGGGCGGGCAAAACCTCGCTTATCAATGCGATTAGCGGCCTGACCCGGCCCCAGTCCGGGCGGATCGTCCTTAACGACCGGGTGCTGAACGACGTTGAAAAACGCATTTATCTGGC contains the following coding sequences:
- the gpmA gene encoding 2,3-diphosphoglycerate-dependent phosphoglycerate mutase; translation: MAVTKLVLVRHGESQWNNENRFTGWYDVDLSEKGVGEAKAAGKLLKEEGFSFDFAYTSVLKRAIHTLWNVLDELDQAWLPVEKSWKLNERHYGALQGLNKAETAEKYGDEQVKQWRRGFAVTPPELTKDDERYPGHDPRYASLTDAELPTTESLALTIDRVVPYWNETILPRLKSGERVIIAAHGNSLRALVKYLDNMGEDEILELNIPTGVPLVYEFDENFKPVKHYYLGNADEIAAKAAAVANQGKAK
- the galM gene encoding galactose-1-epimerase — encoded protein: MLNETPVLAPDGLPYRLITLRNDAGMVVTLMDWGATLLSARVPMADGSVRETLLGCASPEQYVEQTAFLGASVGRYANRIAKSRFELDGVRYDLLPSQGENQLHGGPDGFDKRRWRILQQNDGEALLALDSPDGDQGFPGNCAATVHYRLTADNRIAIEYRATVDKPCPVNLTNHAYFNLDGNCSDVRQHRLQLLAQSYLPVDEMGIPHEGLKAVAGTSFDFRTTKAIAQDFLADDDQRKVNGYDHAFLLDAQGDLSKPAAQLWSADEKLQMTVYTTAPALQFYSGNFLEGTPAREDGEYRVWQGLALESEFLPDSPNHAEWPQPDCVLRPGEEYISVTEYHFIAQ
- the galK gene encoding galactokinase; this encodes MSLKDKTHALFAEKFGYPATHAIQAPGRVNLIGEHTDYNDGFVLPCAIDYQTVISCAKRDDRKVRVMAADYDNQIDEFSLDAPIVVHDSQQWSNYVRGVVKHLQKRDKNFGGADLVISGNVPQGAGLSSSASLEVAVGTVFQQLYHLPLDGAQIALNGQEAENQFVGCNCGIMDQLISALGKKGHALLIDCRSLGTKAVTLPKGVAVIIINSNFKRTLVGSEYNTRREQCETGARFFQQSALRDVSLTEFNKVAHELDPVVAKRVRHVLTENARTVEAASALEKGDLLRMGELMAQSHASMRDDFEITVPQIDTLVEIVKAAIGEQGGVRMTGGGFGGCVVALVPEDLVPVVQQAVEQQYEAKTGIKETFYVCNASQGAGQC
- the galT gene encoding galactose-1-phosphate uridylyltransferase translates to MTQFNPVDHPHRRFNPLTGQWILVSPHRAKRPWQGAQETPSQETLPQHDPDCFLCPGNTRVTGDINPDYKGTFVFTNDFAALMTDTPDAPQSNDPLLRCESARGTSRVICFSPDHSKTLPELSVEALTEVVKTWQEQTAELGQRYPWVQVFENKGAAMGCSNPHPHGQVWANSFMPNEVEREDRLQKTYFAEQQSPMLLDYVQRELADGSRTVVETEHWLAVVPYWAAWPFETLLLPKTHVLRLTDLSEAQRSDLALALKKLTSRYDNLFQCSFPYSMGWHGAPFNGEENPHWQLHAHFYPPLLRSATVRKFMVGYEMLAETQRDLTAEQAAERLRAVSDVHFRESGE
- the galE gene encoding UDP-glucose 4-epimerase GalE; this translates as MRVLVTGGSGYIGSHTCVQLLQNGHDVIILDNLCNSKRSVLPVMERLAGKQPAFVEGDIRNEALMTEILHDHAIDTVIHFAGLKAVGESVAKPLEYYDNNVNGTLRLVSAMRAAGVKNLIFSSSATVYGDQPQIPYAESFPTGTPQSPYGKSKLMVEQILTDLQKAQPEWSIALLRYFNPVGAHPSGDMGEDPQGIPNNLMPYIAQVAVGRRDSLAVFGNDYPTPDGTGVRDYIHVMDLADGHVAAMQQLADKPGVHIYNLGAGVGNSVLDVVNAFSAACGKPVSYHFAPRRDGDLPAYWADASKADKELNWRVSRTLDEMAQDTWRWQSRHPQGYPD
- the modF gene encoding molybdate ABC transporter ATP-binding protein ModF, yielding MSSLQISQGTFRLSDTRTLNLADFTLNAGESWAFVGSNGSGKSALARALAGELTLLKGERQSAFTRVTRLSFEQLQKLVSDEWQRNNTDMLSPDEDDTGRTAAEIIQDEVKDDVRCRQLAEQFGITHLLDRRFKYLSTGETRKTLLCQALMAEPDLLILDEPFDGLDVKSRGQLAELLASLNQQGYTLVLVLNRFDEIPDFVQHAGVLADCTLTAVGEKAALLNQALIAQLAHSEKLNGVTLPEPDAPSARHGLPDGEARIKLNDGVVSYNDRPILNHLSWTVNPGEHWQIVGPNGAGKSTLLSLITGDHPQGYSNDLTLFGRRRGSGETIWDIKKHIGYVSSSLHLDYRVSTTVRNVILSGYFDSIGIYQAVSDRQHKLAQQWLDILGMDNRVADAPFSSLSWGQQRLALIVRALVKHPTLLILDEPLQGLDPLNRQLIRRFVDVLISEGETQLLFVSHHAEDAPACITHRLEFVAGGDSYRYQTGPI
- the modE gene encoding molybdenum-dependent transcriptional regulator, producing MQAEILLTLRLSQKLFADPRRIALLKQIEQTGSISQGAKNAGISYKSAWDAINEMNTLSEQTLVDRATGGKGGGGAILTRYGQRLIQLYDLLAQIQQKAFDVLSDDDALPLDSLLGAISRFSLQTSARNQWFGTVTARDNDQVQQHVDILLADGTTRLKVAITAQSGKRLGLDEGKEVLVLLKAPWVNITRDPEAAKAADNQLQGVINHIDRGEEQCEVLMTLPDGQTLCATVPLAESRDLEEGAEATAYFNADRVIIATLC
- a CDS encoding AcrZ family multidrug efflux pump-associated protein — encoded protein: MLELLKSLVFAVIMVPVVMAIILGAIYGLGEVFNIFSNIGHRKQPKKQH
- the modA gene encoding molybdate ABC transporter substrate-binding protein, which gives rise to MTRTGLRFIAGATLTLTLTGHALADEGKITVFAAASLTNAMQDIATAYKKEKNVDVVSSFASSSTLARQIEAGAPADLFISADQKWMDYAVDKKAVDTASRTTLLGNSLVVVAPKASAQGGVAINKETNWNSLLKGGRLAVGDPEHVPAGIYAKEALQTLGAWNTLSPKLAPAEDVRGALALVARNEAPLGIVYGSDAVAEKGVKVVGTFPEDSHKKVEYPVAIIDGHKNATVSAFYDYLKGPQASAIFKRYGFTTHE
- the modB gene encoding molybdate ABC transporter permease subunit, which gives rise to MILTDPEWQAVLLSLKVSSLAVAFSLPFGIFFAWLLVRCKFPGKALLDSILHLPLVLPPVVVGYLLLIAMGRRGFIGERLYEWFGLSFAFSWRGAVLAAAVMSFPLMVRAIRLALEGVDLKLEQAARTLGAGRWRVFFTITLPLTLPGIIVGTVLAFARSLGEFGATITFVSNIPGETRTIPSAMYTLIQTPGGEGAAARLCIISIVLALVSLLVSEWLARLSRERMGK